From the genome of Denticeps clupeoides chromosome 4, fDenClu1.1, whole genome shotgun sequence, one region includes:
- the fam131aa gene encoding protein FAM131A isoform X2, with amino-acid sequence MLLTALPQLNIKVEDPTDMLPKSRKALSIQEIAALARSSFNGISQVVKDHVTKPTAMAQGRVAHLIEWKGWSKPLEPNSATLQSHFSSYSHLTEGEQEARFAAGVAEQFAIAEAKLRAWTSVDEEEDCDEESCDEDNNNEPSLTDATLPRQAETDSAEAAWPSTLVCSQVSLLEPTSVPELGLLGREEEQQLPGPIQEADGAASVPAKPSRRSLWSGGDSCYYSTNSYSESGLSPEEEEEQEGEEGEDNVFREALPPQCYSHCRSFSDTSGVVSFEEEEMEERERLKQ; translated from the exons ATGCTCCTGACGGCGCTGCCCCAGTTGAATATAAAG GTTGAGGACCCAACTGACATGCTTCCGAAGTCCAGGAAAGCCCTCAGTATCCAGGAGATTGCCGCTCTCGCCAGATCATCGTTTAACG GAATCTCCCAGGTGGTGAAAGACCATGTGACCAAGCCCACGGCCATGGCCCAAGGCCGGGTGGCCCACCTAATCGAGTGGAAAGGCTGGTCCAAGCCGCTGGAGCCCAACTCGGCCACGCTGCAGTCCCACTTCAGCTCCTACTCGCACCTGACGGAAGGGGAACAGGAGGCGCGCTTCGCCGCAG GAGTGGCGGAGCAGTTTGCTATAGCAGAGGCGAAGCTCCGTGCGTGGACATCTgttgatgaggaggaggactgCGACGAAGAGTCGTGCGACGAGGACAACAACAACGAGCCCTCGCTGACCG ACGCCACGCTGCCGCGCCAGGCTGAGACGGACAGCGCCGAAGCCGCCTGGCCCAGCACGCTGGTCTGCAGCCAGGTCAGCCTTCTGGAACCCACCAGTGTCCCAGAGCTCGGCCTCctggggagggaggaagagcagCAGCTGCCAGGCCCGATCCAGGAGGCAGACGGGGCAGCCTCCGTCCCAGCCAAGCCCAGCCGGAGGTCCCTGTGGAGCGGGGGAGACTCGTGCTACTACTCCACCAACTCCTACTCCGAGTCTGGCCTCTctcctgaggaggaggaggagcaggagggggAAGAAGGGGAAGACAACGTGTTTCGGGAGGCGCTGCCACCCCAGTGCTACAGCCACTGCAGGAGCTTCTCTGACACCTCGGGGGTGGTGTCCttcgaggaggaggagatggaggagagggagcGTTTGAAGCAGTGA
- the fam131aa gene encoding protein FAM131A isoform X1, with translation MLLRTRGTMQLRTGQVEDPTDMLPKSRKALSIQEIAALARSSFNGISQVVKDHVTKPTAMAQGRVAHLIEWKGWSKPLEPNSATLQSHFSSYSHLTEGEQEARFAAGVAEQFAIAEAKLRAWTSVDEEEDCDEESCDEDNNNEPSLTDATLPRQAETDSAEAAWPSTLVCSQVSLLEPTSVPELGLLGREEEQQLPGPIQEADGAASVPAKPSRRSLWSGGDSCYYSTNSYSESGLSPEEEEEQEGEEGEDNVFREALPPQCYSHCRSFSDTSGVVSFEEEEMEERERLKQ, from the exons ATGCTTCTGAGGACCAGAGGAACAATGCAACTTAGAACCGGACAG GTTGAGGACCCAACTGACATGCTTCCGAAGTCCAGGAAAGCCCTCAGTATCCAGGAGATTGCCGCTCTCGCCAGATCATCGTTTAACG GAATCTCCCAGGTGGTGAAAGACCATGTGACCAAGCCCACGGCCATGGCCCAAGGCCGGGTGGCCCACCTAATCGAGTGGAAAGGCTGGTCCAAGCCGCTGGAGCCCAACTCGGCCACGCTGCAGTCCCACTTCAGCTCCTACTCGCACCTGACGGAAGGGGAACAGGAGGCGCGCTTCGCCGCAG GAGTGGCGGAGCAGTTTGCTATAGCAGAGGCGAAGCTCCGTGCGTGGACATCTgttgatgaggaggaggactgCGACGAAGAGTCGTGCGACGAGGACAACAACAACGAGCCCTCGCTGACCG ACGCCACGCTGCCGCGCCAGGCTGAGACGGACAGCGCCGAAGCCGCCTGGCCCAGCACGCTGGTCTGCAGCCAGGTCAGCCTTCTGGAACCCACCAGTGTCCCAGAGCTCGGCCTCctggggagggaggaagagcagCAGCTGCCAGGCCCGATCCAGGAGGCAGACGGGGCAGCCTCCGTCCCAGCCAAGCCCAGCCGGAGGTCCCTGTGGAGCGGGGGAGACTCGTGCTACTACTCCACCAACTCCTACTCCGAGTCTGGCCTCTctcctgaggaggaggaggagcaggagggggAAGAAGGGGAAGACAACGTGTTTCGGGAGGCGCTGCCACCCCAGTGCTACAGCCACTGCAGGAGCTTCTCTGACACCTCGGGGGTGGTGTCCttcgaggaggaggagatggaggagagggagcGTTTGAAGCAGTGA